In the genome of Altererythrobacter sp. TH136, one region contains:
- a CDS encoding acyl-CoA thioesterase, whose translation MSNRFAKSFTAAPQHIDELGHVNNAVWLQWVQDIATAHWTAVAAPTDVERYVWVVTRHEIDYRGNVGLGETVSAETWIPAPPRGAQFERSVEFRDAAGKRLVAVRSTWAMLDKASGRLVRVPAAVAAPFLP comes from the coding sequence ATGAGCAACCGCTTCGCCAAGAGCTTCACGGCCGCGCCGCAGCACATCGACGAGCTGGGCCACGTCAACAATGCGGTGTGGCTGCAATGGGTGCAGGATATCGCCACCGCGCACTGGACCGCGGTGGCCGCGCCAACCGATGTCGAACGTTACGTGTGGGTCGTGACCCGGCACGAGATCGACTATCGCGGCAACGTCGGCCTGGGCGAGACCGTTAGCGCGGAGACCTGGATTCCCGCCCCGCCGCGCGGTGCGCAGTTCGAACGGAGCGTGGAGTTCCGCGATGCGGCGGGCAAGCGCCTGGTCGCGGTGCGCAGCACCTGGGCGATGCTCGACAAGGCCAGCGGTCGGCTCGTGCGGGTGCCCGCGGCGGTGGCGGCGCCGTTCCTGCCGTAA
- a CDS encoding TetR/AcrR family transcriptional regulator, with protein sequence MATGPTPDPTSPVAASPGKEPRTARGRETLRKLLDAAAKEFGELGFHAASISGITRRAGTALGSFYTYFDSKEAIFSALVKDMSESVAAIVSAQVPPEASGLDRERQALAAFLGFAREHKEIYRIIDEAEFADPASYRAHYEGTAARIAARFDQNVAAGTMSPGDNEVRAWATMGMNVFLGLRFGVWDQDRSIEEITAGVESLLRDGIAAR encoded by the coding sequence ATGGCAACAGGCCCCACCCCCGATCCGACCTCACCGGTCGCCGCTAGCCCGGGAAAGGAACCGCGCACGGCACGAGGGCGCGAAACCTTGCGCAAGCTGCTCGACGCCGCAGCGAAGGAGTTCGGCGAACTGGGTTTCCACGCCGCGTCCATCAGCGGGATCACCCGCCGGGCGGGCACCGCGCTGGGCAGCTTCTACACCTATTTCGACAGCAAGGAGGCGATCTTCTCCGCGCTGGTGAAGGACATGAGCGAAAGCGTGGCGGCTATCGTATCGGCACAGGTGCCGCCCGAAGCGTCAGGGCTCGACCGTGAGCGGCAGGCGCTCGCCGCGTTCCTTGGCTTCGCGCGCGAGCACAAGGAAATCTACCGCATCATCGACGAGGCGGAGTTCGCCGATCCGGCCAGCTACCGCGCGCATTACGAAGGCACTGCCGCGCGCATCGCCGCGCGGTTCGATCAGAACGTGGCGGCGGGCACCATGTCCCCCGGCGACAACGAAGTCCGCGCCTGGGCGACCATGGGGATGAACGTGTTCCTCGGCCTGCGGTTCGGCGTGTGGGATCAGGACCGCTCGATCGAAGAGATCACCGCCGGGGTCGAAAGCCTGCTCCGCGACGGGATCGCCGCGCGCTAG
- the putA gene encoding bifunctional proline dehydrogenase/L-glutamate gamma-semialdehyde dehydrogenase PutA has product MPAPIDRQPLRLAYRQEEEACVAERLRMAAPASAVHADAARIAEQLIVGARARKASGLDAFLQTYGLATEEGIALMCLAEALLRVPDARTADALIKDKIGDIDWSEHLGESSSTFVNAATFSLMLTGEVLDPPEAHQRGMGATLRRAMGRLGEPVIRTATLQAMKILGGQFVFGRTIDEALKRAAPERARGLQHSFDMLGEAAMTFADAERYRRSYEAAIARLSRETAQGWEQSPGISVKLSALYPKYDFLHAEAAKAALVPMIRNLAAKARDGGMHFTIDAEEAERLELSLDIIEALVADDSLFDTGASGGWSGFGLAVQAYQKRAVHVCDWAAKVARRHGRRLFVRLVKGAYWDTEIKLSQVGGYGDYPVFTRKLSTDVSYLACAAKLLEAEDAIFPAFATHNAYTIGAIKALAAKRATAGGFEFQRLHGMGEDVYGELARIEGNARTPVRIYAPVGGHKDLLAYLVRRLLENGANSSFVNRMADADVPAAELTGDPVAELAGVQPRRNPAIPLPSRIFGTRANSMGVDLSDPLVREPLLARLQELASRQWEAAPTLRAAEAGEIAPITSPHDTAHQVGVRRDATASEVAEAIRRAEAIQPGWNALGGEKRALLLDAAADAFEAHMAEFISLCQREAGKTLVDGVLEVREAVDFLRFYAGEARRLFSAPIPLPGPTGEENRLTLAGRGVFATISPWNFPLAIFIGPAAAALAAGNTVVAKPAEQTPLIAALAVRLCHEAGIPPEVLQLLPGAGEVGQLISSDPRIAGVAFTGSTQTAQAINRSLAAREGPIATLVAETGGQNAMIVDSSALPEQVTRDVVASAFQSAGQRCSALRVLYLQDDVADAVLEMIRGAFEALVIGDPAHIDTDVGPVIDQDARAALERHVARRATEGRTVWRRDLPPGLAKGCFVAPTIIEIASIRDLKRENFGPVLHVARFAGGELERVIADINATGFGLTLGLHSRIAETRRTVERLARVGNLYVNRNQIGAVVESQPFGGEGLSGTGPKAGGPHYVLRFATERVVTIDTTAAGGNASLLAS; this is encoded by the coding sequence ATGCCCGCGCCTATCGACCGCCAGCCGCTCCGTCTCGCATACCGGCAGGAGGAGGAAGCCTGCGTTGCCGAGCGCCTCCGGATGGCCGCTCCCGCCAGCGCCGTCCATGCCGATGCGGCGCGCATCGCGGAGCAGCTGATCGTGGGCGCACGGGCCCGCAAGGCGAGCGGACTCGACGCCTTCCTGCAGACGTATGGCCTGGCGACCGAGGAGGGCATCGCGCTGATGTGCCTCGCCGAAGCGTTGCTGCGGGTGCCCGACGCCCGCACCGCCGACGCGTTGATCAAGGACAAGATCGGCGACATCGACTGGAGCGAGCACCTCGGCGAATCGAGTTCCACCTTCGTCAACGCCGCGACCTTTTCGCTGATGCTGACGGGCGAAGTGCTCGACCCGCCCGAGGCGCACCAGCGCGGCATGGGTGCGACCCTCAGGCGCGCGATGGGCCGCCTGGGAGAGCCGGTGATCCGCACCGCCACGCTGCAGGCGATGAAGATCCTCGGCGGACAGTTCGTGTTCGGCCGCACCATCGACGAAGCGCTGAAGCGCGCCGCCCCCGAACGCGCGCGCGGGCTTCAGCACAGTTTCGACATGCTGGGCGAAGCGGCGATGACCTTTGCCGATGCGGAGCGCTATCGCCGCAGCTACGAGGCGGCGATCGCCCGCCTGTCGCGCGAGACCGCGCAAGGGTGGGAGCAGTCGCCCGGCATCTCGGTCAAGCTGTCGGCGCTCTATCCCAAATACGATTTCCTCCATGCCGAGGCGGCGAAGGCGGCCCTGGTGCCGATGATCCGCAATCTCGCCGCCAAGGCGCGCGACGGCGGCATGCACTTCACCATCGATGCCGAGGAGGCCGAGCGGCTCGAGCTGTCGCTGGACATCATCGAGGCGCTGGTCGCCGATGACAGCCTGTTCGACACCGGCGCGAGCGGCGGGTGGAGCGGCTTCGGGCTCGCGGTGCAGGCATACCAGAAGCGCGCCGTGCATGTCTGCGACTGGGCGGCCAAGGTGGCGCGGCGGCACGGTCGCCGTCTGTTCGTCCGGCTGGTCAAGGGGGCGTACTGGGATACCGAGATCAAGCTGAGCCAGGTCGGCGGCTATGGCGATTATCCGGTGTTCACCCGCAAGCTGTCGACCGATGTGTCGTACCTTGCTTGCGCGGCAAAGCTGCTGGAGGCCGAGGACGCGATCTTTCCGGCCTTCGCCACGCACAACGCCTACACCATCGGCGCCATCAAGGCGCTCGCGGCGAAGCGCGCCACCGCCGGCGGTTTCGAATTCCAGCGCCTCCACGGGATGGGGGAGGACGTCTACGGCGAGCTCGCGCGGATCGAGGGCAACGCCCGCACCCCGGTGCGGATCTACGCGCCCGTCGGGGGGCACAAGGACCTGCTGGCCTACCTCGTCCGGCGGCTGCTGGAAAACGGCGCCAATTCAAGCTTCGTCAACCGCATGGCCGATGCCGACGTGCCGGCGGCCGAGCTGACCGGCGATCCGGTCGCCGAACTCGCGGGGGTCCAGCCCAGGCGCAACCCGGCGATCCCGCTGCCGTCGCGCATCTTCGGCACGCGGGCGAACAGCATGGGCGTCGACCTGTCGGACCCGCTGGTGCGCGAACCGCTGCTGGCCCGCTTGCAGGAGCTCGCCAGCCGTCAGTGGGAGGCCGCGCCGACGCTGCGCGCCGCCGAGGCGGGCGAGATCGCGCCGATCACCTCGCCGCACGACACCGCGCACCAGGTGGGGGTGCGGCGCGATGCGACCGCATCCGAGGTGGCCGAGGCGATCCGCCGGGCCGAGGCCATCCAGCCGGGCTGGAACGCGCTGGGCGGCGAAAAGCGCGCGCTGCTGCTGGACGCCGCGGCCGATGCGTTCGAGGCGCACATGGCGGAGTTCATCTCGCTGTGTCAGCGCGAGGCGGGCAAGACCCTGGTCGATGGCGTGCTGGAAGTGCGCGAGGCGGTCGATTTCCTGCGCTTCTATGCCGGCGAGGCACGGCGGTTGTTCTCCGCGCCGATCCCGCTGCCGGGGCCGACGGGGGAGGAGAATCGCCTGACGCTGGCGGGACGCGGGGTGTTCGCGACCATCAGCCCGTGGAATTTCCCGCTGGCGATCTTCATCGGCCCGGCCGCGGCGGCGCTCGCCGCCGGCAACACGGTCGTCGCCAAGCCCGCCGAGCAGACCCCGCTGATCGCCGCCCTGGCGGTCCGGCTGTGCCACGAGGCCGGCATCCCGCCCGAAGTCCTGCAACTGCTGCCGGGCGCGGGCGAGGTGGGACAACTGATCTCCTCGGATCCGCGGATCGCGGGAGTCGCCTTCACCGGTTCGACCCAGACCGCGCAGGCGATCAACCGCAGCCTCGCCGCGCGCGAAGGACCGATCGCGACGCTGGTGGCCGAGACCGGCGGCCAGAACGCGATGATCGTCGACAGCTCCGCCCTGCCGGAACAGGTCACCCGCGACGTGGTGGCCAGCGCCTTCCAGAGCGCCGGGCAGCGGTGCAGCGCGCTGCGCGTGCTGTACCTGCAGGACGACGTCGCCGATGCCGTGCTGGAGATGATCCGCGGTGCGTTCGAAGCGCTGGTGATCGGCGATCCGGCGCACATCGACACCGATGTCGGCCCGGTGATCGACCAGGATGCCCGCGCGGCTCTGGAACGGCACGTGGCCCGGCGCGCGACCGAGGGGCGCACCGTGTGGCGGCGCGACTTGCCGCCCGGGCTGGCGAAGGGGTGCTTCGTCGCTCCGACGATCATCGAGATCGCGTCGATCCGCGACCTGAAGCGCGAGAATTTCGGCCCCGTGCTGCACGTCGCGCGCTTCGCCGGGGGGGAGCTGGAGCGGGTGATCGCGGACATCAACGCCACCGGCTTCGGCCTGACGCTCGGGCTCCACAGCCGGATCGCGGAAACGCGCCGGACGGTGGAGCGGCTGGCGCGCGTGGGGAACCTCTACGTCAACCGCAACCAGATCGGCGCGGTGGTCGAAAGCCAGCCGTTCGGCGGCGAGGGGCTGTCAGGCACCGGGCCCAAGGCGGGCGGGCCACACTACGTCCTGCGCTTTGCCACGGAACGTGTAGTGACGATCGACACGACCGCAGCCGGCGGGAACGCCAGCCTGCTGGCAAGCTAG
- a CDS encoding NAD(P)H-hydrate dehydratase: protein MERLDPAWLRAHPLPAISQAGDKHARGCALIVGGSAFVPGALLLTGEAALRAGAGKLRLATVDAAAIPLAVRMPEAAMIALPASRDGELSADAADVLGERLGQCDALVLGPGMATSDEAERLVAQVIGQAPADLPIVLDAGAMTSAAHLRSQIAARGGRTVMTPHAGEMCKLADVPIEAVRDDPRGIAARVAREFGAVVALKGERTIVMSPAGDCVRFEGGNNGLATSGSGDVLAGVIGGLAARGADAFTAAAWGVYVHGTAGERAASEVAPIGYLARELLPHVPAIIAEISG from the coding sequence ATGGAGCGGCTCGACCCGGCATGGCTGCGGGCCCACCCCCTGCCGGCGATCTCGCAAGCGGGCGACAAGCACGCGCGCGGGTGCGCCCTGATCGTCGGCGGCTCGGCGTTCGTGCCGGGCGCGCTGTTGCTGACCGGAGAAGCGGCGTTGCGGGCCGGGGCCGGCAAACTGCGGCTGGCGACGGTGGATGCGGCGGCGATCCCGCTGGCGGTGCGGATGCCTGAAGCCGCGATGATCGCGCTGCCGGCCAGCCGCGACGGCGAGTTGAGCGCGGATGCCGCCGATGTGCTGGGCGAGCGGCTGGGCCAGTGCGATGCGCTCGTCCTCGGTCCCGGCATGGCCACGAGCGACGAGGCGGAGCGGCTGGTGGCGCAAGTGATCGGGCAGGCGCCTGCCGACCTGCCGATCGTCCTCGACGCAGGGGCGATGACCTCCGCGGCCCACTTGCGCAGCCAGATCGCGGCGCGCGGCGGCAGGACCGTCATGACGCCGCACGCGGGGGAGATGTGCAAGCTCGCCGACGTTCCGATCGAGGCGGTGCGGGACGATCCACGCGGAATCGCCGCGCGGGTGGCGCGGGAGTTCGGCGCGGTGGTGGCGCTGAAGGGTGAGCGGACGATCGTGATGTCCCCGGCGGGTGACTGCGTCCGGTTCGAAGGCGGCAACAACGGGCTGGCCACCAGCGGGTCGGGCGATGTGTTGGCAGGGGTGATCGGCGGGCTGGCGGCGCGCGGAGCGGATGCGTTCACCGCCGCAGCGTGGGGCGTGTATGTCCACGGCACCGCGGGCGAGAGGGCCGCCAGCGAGGTGGCGCCGATCGGCTACCTCGCGCGCGAGTTGCTGCCGCATGTGCCCGCCATCATCGCGGAGATTTCCGGCTGA
- a CDS encoding histidine phosphatase family protein: MNWPSQLIIVRHGQSAGNVARDVAHEAEADRIALHNRDADVPLSDLGREQATALGDWFAGMPADERPEVLLSSPYLRALQTGEHFRAAGGTHAHEPICFDERLREKEFGVLDGLTTMGIANVFPDQAEFRGLLGKFYHRPPGGESWCDVILRLRSVLDTISLHYRGQRVMIFTHQVVVLCLRYIIETLDEAAILAIDREANVANCSITEYRLDPHAGATGKLVLARYNVTAPMQQQATPVTSAPDQIAGARG; the protein is encoded by the coding sequence GTGAACTGGCCATCCCAACTCATCATCGTCCGCCATGGGCAGAGCGCGGGCAATGTCGCGCGCGACGTCGCGCATGAGGCGGAGGCCGACCGCATCGCGCTGCACAACCGCGATGCCGACGTTCCCTTGAGCGACCTTGGCCGCGAGCAGGCGACCGCGCTCGGCGACTGGTTCGCCGGAATGCCTGCCGACGAGCGGCCCGAAGTGCTGCTGTCCTCCCCCTACCTGCGGGCGCTTCAGACCGGCGAGCACTTCCGCGCCGCCGGGGGCACTCACGCGCACGAGCCGATCTGCTTCGACGAGCGGCTGCGGGAGAAGGAATTCGGGGTGCTCGACGGGCTGACCACGATGGGCATCGCCAACGTCTTTCCCGACCAGGCCGAGTTCCGCGGCCTGCTGGGCAAGTTCTATCACCGGCCGCCCGGCGGCGAGAGCTGGTGCGATGTGATCCTGCGCCTGCGATCGGTGCTCGATACGATCTCGCTGCATTATCGCGGGCAGCGGGTGATGATCTTTACGCATCAGGTGGTGGTGCTGTGCCTTCGCTACATCATCGAAACGCTGGACGAGGCGGCGATCCTGGCCATTGACCGGGAGGCGAACGTCGCCAACTGCTCGATCACCGAATACCGGCTCGATCCGCACGCCGGGGCGACCGGCAAGCTGGTACTCGCCCGCTACAACGTCACCGCGCCGATGCAGCAGCAGGCGACGCCGGTAACCAGCGCGCCCGACCAGATCGCCGGCGCGCGCGGCTGA
- a CDS encoding S9 family peptidase, protein MTDSTMNDASSGPPQTPPAAAKRPSTATHHGITVSDNYAWLRDKSYPTVDDPEILAHLDAENAWFEAAMAGQQDRIDALFTEMRGRIKEADTSVPQKDGNWLYWIEYEDGAEYKKWWRRPVGAKDDGSANELLLDEVALAEGKEYFRLGAISVSNDGMKLAYAIDDNGSERFTVRVKDLGSGELLPDEIPGTLSSLVWVAGDTGIVYSLANEQWRTDNARLHWLGQPIDQDVELYHEDDEGFRVGAGLSANEQWLVLSASDHETSEVRLIPAADPLATPLLVKARQKGVEYDVDVYQQVGERDGTLFILANDTHENFRLATAPLSAPGEWTTLIEGSDAFYLTGFDLFRDFYVVEGRQAGLDTIEVRYYDDPARVEPIAFPEESYSAGLGDNPEWAMQTLRVGYNSMVSPATTYDYHVAERRLEVLKVQKIPSGYDASLYTTERLHITARDGTDIPVSIMVRKDRVSPGPLHLYGYGAYGIAIPPGFSTTRLSLVDRGFAYAIAHIRGGDDLGRAWYKAGKLESRTNAFTDFVDVAKGLVERGLTEKGRISISGGSAGGELMGAVINSDPELWGAVVAHVPFVDVLATMLDASLPLTPGEWPEWGNPIEDRAAFELIQSYSPYDNVRAQAYPPLLVTAGLNDPRVTYWEPAKWVARLRELKTDDNVLLLKTNMGAGHGGKSGRFESLRETAEEFAFILWQFGM, encoded by the coding sequence CAGGCCAGCAGGACCGGATCGACGCGCTGTTCACCGAGATGCGCGGGCGGATCAAGGAAGCCGACACCTCGGTGCCGCAGAAGGACGGCAACTGGCTCTACTGGATCGAGTACGAGGACGGCGCCGAGTACAAGAAATGGTGGCGCAGGCCCGTCGGCGCCAAGGATGATGGAAGCGCGAACGAGTTGCTGCTCGACGAGGTCGCGCTGGCGGAGGGCAAGGAGTATTTCCGGCTCGGCGCAATCTCGGTCTCGAACGACGGGATGAAGCTTGCCTATGCGATCGACGACAACGGGTCTGAGCGATTCACCGTCCGGGTGAAGGATCTCGGCTCGGGCGAGCTGCTGCCGGACGAGATCCCCGGCACGCTGTCGTCGCTGGTGTGGGTCGCGGGCGATACCGGCATCGTCTACAGCCTGGCCAACGAACAGTGGCGGACCGACAATGCGCGGCTCCACTGGCTCGGCCAGCCGATCGACCAGGACGTGGAGCTGTATCACGAGGACGACGAGGGCTTCCGCGTCGGTGCGGGGCTGTCGGCCAACGAACAGTGGCTGGTGCTGTCCGCGAGCGATCACGAAACCAGCGAAGTGCGGCTGATCCCCGCCGCCGACCCCCTGGCCACGCCGCTGCTGGTCAAGGCGCGGCAGAAGGGGGTAGAATACGATGTCGACGTCTATCAGCAAGTGGGGGAGCGCGACGGCACGCTCTTCATCCTGGCCAACGACACGCACGAGAATTTCCGCCTCGCCACTGCGCCGCTGTCCGCGCCCGGCGAATGGACCACGCTGATCGAGGGGTCGGACGCGTTCTATCTGACCGGATTCGACCTGTTCCGCGATTTCTACGTGGTCGAAGGGCGGCAGGCGGGGCTCGATACGATCGAGGTGCGCTATTACGACGACCCGGCGCGGGTCGAGCCGATCGCCTTTCCCGAAGAAAGCTACAGCGCGGGCCTGGGCGACAATCCCGAATGGGCGATGCAGACGCTGCGGGTCGGCTACAACTCGATGGTCAGCCCGGCGACGACGTACGACTACCACGTCGCGGAGCGGCGGCTGGAAGTGCTCAAGGTGCAGAAGATCCCCTCCGGCTACGACGCCTCGCTCTACACCACCGAGCGGCTGCACATCACCGCGCGCGACGGGACCGACATTCCGGTGTCGATCATGGTCCGCAAGGATCGCGTGTCTCCCGGCCCGCTGCACCTCTATGGCTACGGCGCCTATGGCATCGCCATTCCGCCGGGGTTCTCGACGACCCGCCTCAGCCTGGTCGATCGAGGTTTCGCCTATGCCATCGCGCACATTCGCGGCGGGGATGACCTCGGCCGCGCGTGGTACAAGGCCGGCAAGCTGGAGAGCCGCACCAACGCCTTCACCGACTTTGTCGACGTCGCGAAAGGGCTGGTCGAGCGCGGCCTGACCGAGAAGGGCCGCATCTCGATCTCCGGCGGATCGGCGGGCGGCGAGCTGATGGGTGCGGTGATCAACTCCGACCCCGAGCTGTGGGGCGCGGTGGTGGCGCACGTGCCATTCGTGGACGTGCTGGCGACGATGCTCGACGCCTCGCTGCCGCTGACACCGGGCGAATGGCCCGAATGGGGCAACCCGATCGAGGACCGCGCCGCGTTCGAACTGATCCAGAGCTACAGCCCGTACGACAACGTCCGCGCGCAAGCTTATCCGCCGCTCCTGGTCACTGCAGGACTCAACGATCCGCGGGTCACTTACTGGGAGCCAGCCAAATGGGTTGCGCGCCTGCGCGAGCTCAAGACCGACGACAACGTTCTGCTGCTGAAGACCAACATGGGCGCCGGGCATGGCGGCAAGTCGGGCCGCTTCGAGAGCTTGCGCGAGACGGCGGAGGAGTTCGCCTTCATCCTGTGGCAGTTCGGGATGTGA